In the genome of Amphiura filiformis chromosome 4, Afil_fr2py, whole genome shotgun sequence, one region contains:
- the LOC140150245 gene encoding uncharacterized protein: MTLNGTNSTTKICAEEFVLATELACKHLAQDDRIQLRAKVASTLKSSTVPEQNITKEERKAIKELKQAEDIIILPADKGKSTVVLDKDKYDEQHHVKNSKHLAEELAELVIEEDEILNSYDVVSLFTNTPIDQVLDIVKHRLEKESLLRVYNKETGFNLTSEDVVKLLDSILTTTYFTFRGKIYRQLFGTAMGSPVSPIATNIFMEALEQQAITTAPLECKPKLWLRYVDDILEVVKRNTVQQLTDHINKTDKSDSIKFTYEEES; encoded by the exons ATGACTTTGAATGGGACAAATAGCACTACCA AGATATGTGCGGAAGAATTTGTCTTGGCTACCGAGTTGGCATGTAAACATTTAGCTCAGGATGATAGAATCCAACTAAGAGCGAAAGTAGCGAGCACGTTGAAGTCTTCAACAGTACCAGAGCAAAACATTACCAAAGAAGAAAGGAAGGCCATAAAAGAACTGAAACAAGCGGAAGATATTATAATCTTGCCGGCGGACaagggaaaatccactgtcgtgTTAGACAAGGATAAATATGACGAGCAA CATCATGTGAAAAATTCTAAGCATCTAGCAGAAGAACTGGCTGAGTTGGTCATTGAAGAAGACGAGATACTCAATTCTTATGATGTTGTcagtttgtttacaaacactCCTATCGATCAGGTTCTGGACATAGTGAAACACAGACTGGAAAAAGAAAGCTTGTTGAGAGTATACAACAAAGAAACAGGTTTCAACTTGACTAGTGAGGATGTGGTGAAACTTCTGGATTCTATTCTGACCACCACCTATTTCACCTTCAGAGGGAAGATTTACCGTCAGTTGTTTGGGACCGCGATGGGAAGCCCAGTATCACCGATTGCGACTAATATCTTTATGGAAGCTCTAGAACAACAAGCTATTACTACGGCTCCCCTGGAGTGTAAGCCAAAATTGTGGCTAAGATATGTCGATGACATCCTCGAGGTGGTGAAGAGAAACACGGTACAACAGCTAACAGACCACATCAACAAAACTGATAAATCAGACTCCATAAAGTTCACCTATGAGGAAGAGTCGTAA